One Malaclemys terrapin pileata isolate rMalTer1 chromosome 9, rMalTer1.hap1, whole genome shotgun sequence DNA window includes the following coding sequences:
- the NOX1 gene encoding NADPH oxidase 1 has protein sequence MGNWVVNHWFPAVVIAAWLGLNVFLFVYYFLLFDRDKKFYYTRVLLGSALAWARASAKCLNFNSMLILLPVCRNLLSFLRGTCSCCRRTMRKQLDHNLTFHKLVGYAIALFTAVHIIAHLCNFEWYNNSQQAADRSLSSILSDLHQDEESNKWLNPIHTNSTTPAYVTFTTIPGLTGVIITVALILMVTSSMEFIRRSYFEVFWYTHHLFVIYFAGLVIHGIAGLVRGQTAESLNKHNPEHCAQDPTHWGRNNTFSHCEEPEFGSIPAESWQWVLTPILLYVFERVLRFWRSRQRVVITKAVVHPSKVLELQMHKKGFSMEVGQYIFINCPSVSRLEWHPFTLTSAPEEDFFSVHIRAAGDWTENLIDTFQQQKPKTPRIEVDGPFGTASEDVFQYEVAMLVGAGIGVTPFASVLKSIWYKFQHADQRLKTKKIYFYWLCRDTGAFAWFNDLLASLEQEMEESGKTGFLNYRLFLTGWDHSIAGQAVFNFDKDTDVVTGLKQKTSFGRPMWSNEFSAVATAHPRSVVGVFLCGPQALAESLQKCCHQYSSLDPRKVKFYFNKENF, from the exons GCAGCCTGGTTGGGCCTAAATGTTTTCCTGTTTGTATATTACTTCCTGCTGTTTGACAGGGATAAGAAGTTCTACTACACCAGAGTGCTACTTGGG TCTGCACTGGCATGGGCCCGGGCCTCTGCAAAATGCCTTAACTTTAACAGCATGCTGATCCTGTTACCAGTGTGTCGCAACCTGCTCTCCTTCCTGAGGGGCACTTGCTCG TGTTGCAGGCGCACAATGAGGAAGCAGCTGGATCACAACCTCACCTTCCACAAGCTTGTGGGCTATGCAATTGCCCTGTTCACAG CTGTTCACATCATTGCCCACCTGTGTAACTTTGAGTGGTACAATAACAGCCAGCAAGCTGCAGATAGGAGCCTCTCCTCTATCCTCTCCGACCTGCACCAAGATGAGGAGAGTAACAAGTGGCTAAACCCCATCCACACCAACAGCACG ACTCCAGCGTACGTAACATTCACTACCATCCCGGGCCTGACAGGCGTGATCATCACTGTGGCGCTGATCCTCATGGTCACCTCCTCCATGGAGTTCATCCGCAGGAGCTATTTCGAGGTCTTCTGGTACACACACCATCTCTTCGTCATCTACTTCGCCGGCCTTGTCATCCATGGCATCGC TGGTCTTGTTCGTGGGCAGACAGCAGAGAGCTTGAATAAGCACAACCCCGagcactgtgcgcaggaccctaCACACTGGGGAAGAAACAACACATTCTCCCATTGTGAAGAGCCCGAGTTTGGGAGCATCCCAGCTGAG TCCTGGCAGTGGGTGCTGACCCCAATCCTTCTCTATGTCTTTGAGCGGGTCTTACGCTTTTGGCGTTCTCGACAGAGGGTCGTCATCACAAAG GCTGTTGTGCACCCATCAAAAGTTTTAGAACTACAGATGCACAAGAAAGGCTTCAGCATGGAAGTGGGCCAGTATATTTTCATCAATTGCCCCTCTGTCTCGCGCCTGGAGTGGCATCCTTTCACCCTGACCTCTGCACCAGAAGAAGACTTCTTTTCTGTCCACATCCGggcagcaggggactggacagaGAATCTTATTGATACCtttcagcagcagaaaccaaagaCACCCAG GATAGAGGTGGATGGCCCCTTTGGCACAGCCAGTGAAGATGTGTTCCAGTATGAGGTTGCTATGCTGGTGGGAGCAGGGATCGGGGTCACGCCCTTTGCCTCTGTACTGAAATCAATCTGGTACAAGTTCCAGCATGCAGACCAGCGTCTCAAAACCAAAAAG ATCTACTTCTACTGGCTCTGCCGGGATACAGGTGCGTTTGCCTGGTTCAATGACCTGCTCGCCTCCCTGGAGCAAGAGATGGAGGAATCTGGCAAAACTGGTTTCCTGAACTACAGACTCTTCCTCACGGGCTGGGACCACAGCATT GCTGGCCAAGCAGTTTTCAACTTTGATAAAGACACGGATGTGGTGACAGGTCTCAAACAGAAAACCTCCTTTGGGAGACCCATGTGGAGCAATGAGTTCTCTGCAGTGGCAACTGCCCACCCCAG GTCTGTTGTGGGGGTGTTCCTCTGTGGGCCTCAAGCTTTGGCAGAGAGTCTGCAGAAGTGCTGCCATCAGTACTCCAGCCTGGACCCTAGGAAGGTCAAATTCTACTTCAACAAAGAGAACTTCTAA